A genomic window from Labrus bergylta chromosome 7, fLabBer1.1, whole genome shotgun sequence includes:
- the LOC110005210 gene encoding myosin heavy chain, fast skeletal muscle-like, producing the protein MSTDAEMAVYGKAAIYLRKPEKERIEAQNKPFDAKSACYVADAKELYVKGTILKKEGGKVTVKTLDTQEEKTVKEDDVTPMNPPKYDKIEDMAMMTHLNEASVLYNLKERYAAWMIYTYSGLFCATVNPYKWLPVYDQEVVNAYRGKKRMEAPPHIFSVSDNAFQFMATDRENQSVLITGESGAGKTVNTKRVIQYFATISVGGPKRDASKGSLEDQIIAANPLLEAYGNAKTVRNDNSSRFGKFIRIHFGTTGKLSSADIETYLLEKSRVTFQLPDERGYHIFYQMMTNHKPEIIDLALITTNPYDFPMCSMGQITVASIDDKVELEATDNAIDILGFNNEEKMSIYKMTGAVLHHGSMKFKQKQREEQAEPDGTEDADKVAYLLGLNSADMLKALCYPRVKVGNEYVTKGQTVPQVLNSVTALAKSIYERMFLWMVVRINQMLDTKQPRQFYIGVLDIAGFEIFDFNTLEQLCINFTNEKLQQFFNHHMFVLEQEEYKKEGIIWEFIDFGMDLAACIELIEKPMGIFSILEEECMFPKATDTSFKNKLYDQHLGKNKAFEKPKPAKGKAEAHFSLVHYAGTVDYNIAGWLDKNKDPLNDSVIQLYQKSSVKLLAALYPPVVEEVGKKGGKKKGGSMQTVSSQFRENLGKLMTNLRSTHPHFVRCLIPNESKTPGLMENFLVIHQLRCNGVLEGIRICRKGFPSRILYADFKQRYKVLNASVIPEGQFIDNKKASEKLLGSIDVPHDEYKFGHTKVFFKAGLLGTLEEMRDEKLASLVGMTQALCRGYLMRKEFVKMTERREAIYTIQYNVRSFMNVKHWPWMKVYYKIKPLLKSAETEKELQQMKENYDKMKTDLAAALAKKKELEEKFVSLLQEKNDLQLQVASETENLSDAEERCEGLIKSKIQLEAKLKETTERLEDEEEINAELTAKKRKLEDECSELKKDIDDLELTLAKVEKEKHATENKVKNLTEEMASQDESIAKLTKEKKALQESHQQTLDDLQAEEDKVNTLTKAKTKLEQQVDDLEGSLEQEKKLRMDLERAKRKLEGDLKLAQESIMDLENDKQQSDEKIKKKDFEVSQLLSKIEDEQSMGAQLQKKIKELQARIEELEEEIEAERAARAKVEKQRADLSRELEEISERLEEAGGATAAQIEMNKKREAEFQKLRRDLEESTLQHEATAAALRKKQADSVAELGEQIDNLQRVKQKLEKEKSEYKMEIDDLSSNMEAVAKAKGNLEKMCRTLEDQLSELKTKNDENVRQNNDMSAQKARLLTENGEFSRQIEEKEALVSQLTRGKQAFTQQIEELKRQIEEEVKAKNALAHGMQSARHDCDLLREQFEEEQEAKAELQRGMSKANSEVAQWRTKYETDAIQRTEELEESKKKLAQRLQEAEEQIEAVNSKCASLEKTKQRLQSEVEDLMIDVERANGLAANLDKKQRNFDKVLAEWKQKHEEGQAELEGAQKEARSLSTELFKMKNSYEEALDQLETMKRENKNLQQEISDLTEQIGETGKSIHELEKSKKQVETEKSEIQTALEEAEGTLEHEESKILRVQLELNQIKGEVDRKLAEKDEEMEQIKRNSQRVIDSMQSNLDSEVRSRNDALRIKKKMEGDLNEMEIQLSHANRQASESQKQLRNVQAQLKDAQLHLDDAVRAQEDLKEQAAMVDRRNGLMVAEIEELRAALEQTERSRKTAEQELVDASERVGLLHSQNTSLLNTKKKLETDLVQVQSEVDDTVQEARNAEEKAKKAITDAAMMAEELKKEQDTSAHLERMKKNLEVAVKDLQHRLDEAENLAMKGGKKQLQKLESRVRELESEVEAEQRRGADAVKGVRKYERRVKELTYQTEEDKKNVTRLQDLVDKLQLKVKGYKRQAEESEEQANVHLSKCRKVQHELEEAEERADIAETQVNKLRAKSRDSGKGKEAE; encoded by the exons ATGAGTACGGACGCAGAGATGGCCGTTTACGGCAAGGCTGCCATTTACCTCCGTAAGCCTGAGAAGGAGAGAATCGAGgctcaaaacaaaccttttgaTGCCAAGAGTGCCTGCTATGTGGCTGATGCGAAGGAGCTGTATGTGAAGGGAACAATCCTCAAGAAGGAAGGTGGCAAAGTCACCGTCAAAACCCTGGACACTCAGGAG GAGAAAACAGTTAAAGAAGATGACGTCACTCCAATGAACCCTCCCAAGTACGACAAAATTGAGGACATGGCCATGATGACCCATCTCAATGAAGCCTCTGTGCTTTATAACCTCAAAGAGCGTTATGCAGCATGGATGATCTAC ACCTACTCTGGGTTGTTCTGTGCCACTGTGAACCCCTACAAATGGCTCCCAGTGTATGACCAAGAGGTTGTAAATGCCTACAGAGGCAAGAAGCGTATGGAGGCTCCACCCCACATCTTCTCCGTCTCTGACAACGCTTTTCAGTTCATGGCTACTG ATAGGGAGAACCAGTCTGTCTTGATCAC TGGAGAATCTGGTGCTGGAAAGACTGTGAACACCAAGCGTGTCATCCAGTACTTTGCAACCATCTCAGTTGGTGGCCCGAAGAGGGATGCATCAAAG GGTTCCCTTGAGGATCAGATTATTGCAGCTAATCCTCTGCTGGAGGCCTATGGTAACGCCAAAACTGTGAGGAATGACAACTCATCTCGTTTT GGTAAATTCATCAGAATCCATTTCGGCACAACTGGCAAACTGTCTAGTGCTGATATTGAGACAT ATCTGCTGGAGAAGTCTAGAGTGACATTCCAGCTTCCTGATGAGAGAGGCTACCATATCTTCTACCAGATGATGACCAACCACAAACCTGAGATTATTG ATTTGGCACTTATCACAACCAACCCCTACGACTTCCCCATGTGCAGCATGGGTCAGATCACTGTTGCCAGCATTGATGACAAAGTTGAGCTGGAAGCGACTGAT AACGCTATTGATATCTTGGGCTTCAATAATGAAGAGAAAATGAGCATCTACAAGATGACTGGTGCTGTGCTCCACCATGGTAGCATGAAGTTCAAGCAAAAGCAGCGTGAGGAACAGGCTGAGCCTGACGGCACAGAAG ATGCTGACAAGGTTGCTTACTTGCTGGGTCTGAACTCTGCTGACATGCTGAAGGCTCTGTGCTATCCCAGAGTGAAGGTCGGAAATGAGTATGTGACCAAGGGACAGACCGTACCTCAG gtGCTGAACTCAGTGACTGCCCTGGCCAAGTCTATCTATGAGAGGATGTTCTTGTGGATGGTCGTCCGTATCAACCAGATGTTGGACACCAAACAGCCAAGGCAGTTCTACATTGGAGTGCTGGATATTGCTGGCTTCGAAATCTTTGAT TTCAACACTTTGGAGCAGCTCTGCATCAACTTCACCAATGAGAAACTGCAACAGTTTTTCAACCACCACATGTTTGtcctggagcaggaggagtacAAGAAGGAGGGTATTATCTGGGAGTTCATTGACTTTGGCATGGACTTGGCTGCCTGTATTGAGCTGATTGAGAAG CCCATGGGTATCTTCTCCATCCTTGAAGAGGAGTGCATGTTCCCCAAGGCAACAGACACATCTTTCAAGAACAAGCTGTATGACCAGCATCTCggcaaaaacaaagcatttgAGAAGCCCAAGCCCGCAAAGGGCAAGGCTGAGGCCCACTTCTCCCTGGTGCACTATGCTGGTACAGTGGACTACAACATCGCTGGCTGGCTGGACAAGAACAAGGATCCACTGAATGACTCAGTTATTCAGCTGTACCAAAAGTCCTCAGTTAAACTGCTGGCTGCTCTGTATCCTCCTGTTGTTGAAG AGGTCGGCAAGAAGGGAGGCAAGAAGAAGGGTGGTTCTATGCAGACTGTGTCTTCACAGTTTAGG GAGAACTTGGGCAAGCTGATGACTAACTTGAGGAGCACTCATCCTCACTTTGTGCGTTGCCTGATTCCCaatgagtcaaagactccag GTCTGATGGAGAACTTCCTGGTCATCCACCAGCTCAGGTGTAACGGTGTACTGGAGGGTATCAGAATCTGCAGGAAAGGTTTCCCCAGCAGAATCCTCTATGCTGACTTCAAGCAGAG ATACAAGGTTCTGAATGCAAGTGTCATCCCTGAGGGCCAGTTCATTGATAACAAGAAGGCTTCAGAGAAGCTGCTTGGATCAATTGATGTTCCTCATGACGAGTATAAATTTGGACACACCAAG GTGTTCTTCAAGGCTGGTCTTCTGGGTACTCTTGAGGAGATGAGAGATGAAAAGCTGGCATCTCTGGTTGGCATGACTCAGGCTCTCTGCCGTGGTTACCTCATGAGAAAGGAGTTTGTGAAGATGACAGAGAGGAG ggaAGCCATCTATACCATCCAGTACAACGTCCGCTCATTCATGAATGTCAAACACTGGCCATGGATGAAAGTGTACTACAAGATCAAGCCTCTGCTCAAGAGCGCTGAAACTGagaaggagctgcagcagatgaAGGAGAACTATGACAAGATGAAGACAGATTTGGCCGCTGCCCTGGCCAAGAaaaaggagctggaggagaagttTGTGTCCCTTCTGCAGGAGAAGAATGATCTGCAGCTGCAAGTCGCATCT GAAACAGAGAATCTGTCAGATGCTGAGGAGAGATGTGAGGGTCTTATCAAGAGCAAAATTCAGCTGGAGGCCAAACTCAAAGAGACCACTGAGAGgctggaggatgaagaggaaatcAATGCTGAGCTCACtgccaaaaagagaaaactggaGGATGAATGCTCTGAGCTCAAGAAGGATATTGATGATCTGGAGCTTACCCTGGCCAAAGTGGAGAAGGAAAAACATGCCACTGAGAACAAG GTGAAGAACCTGACTGAGGAGATGGCCTCTCAGGATGAGAGCATTGCCAAGCTGACCAAGGAAAAGAAAGCCCTTCAGGAATCTCACCAACAGACTCTTGATGATCTGCAGGCTGAGGAAGACAAGGTCAACACTCTGACCAAGGCCAAAACCAAGCTTGAGCAGCAAGTGGATGAT CTTGAGGGTTCTCTGGAGCAAGAGAAGAAGCTGCGTATGGACCTTGAGAGAGCCAAGAGGAAGCTTGAGGGTGATCTGAAACTGGCCCAGGAATCCATAATGGATCTTGAGAATGACAAGCAGCAGTCTGatgagaaaattaaaaa GAAGGACTTTGAAGTCAGCCAGCTCCTTAGCAAGATTGAGGATGAGCAGTCAATGGGTGCTCAGCTTCAGAAGAAGATCAAGGAGCTTCAG GCCCGTATTGAAGAACTGGAGGAGGAGATTGAGGCTGAGCGTGCAGCTCGTGCCAAGGTTGAGAAGCAGAGAGCTGACCTCTCCAGGGAACTTGAGGAGATCAGTGAGAGGCTGGAGGAGGCCGGTGGAGCCACTGCTGCCCAGATTGAGATGAACAAGAAACGTGAAGCAGAGTTCCAGAAGCTCCGCCGTGATCTTGAGGAGTCCACTCTGCAGCATGaagccactgctgctgctcttcgcAAGAAGCAGGCTGACAGCGTTGCTGAGCTGGGAGAGCAGATTGACAACCTCCAGCGCGTCAAACAGAAGCTTGAGAAGGAAAAGAGTGAATACAAGATGGAGATTGATGACCTCTCCAGCAACATGGAGGCTGTTGCTAAAGCAAAG GGAAATCTTGAAAAGATGTGTCGTACTCTTGAGGACCAACTTAGTGAACTGAAGACCAAGAATGATGAAAATGTCCGTCAAAACAATGACATGAGTGCACAGAAAGCACGTCTCCTGACAGAAAATG GTGAGTTCAGTCGTCAAATTGAAGAGAAAGAAGCTCTCGTCTCCCAGCTGACCAGAGGCAAACAGGCCTTCACTCAGCAGATTGAAGAGCTGAAGAGACAGATTGAAGAGGAGGTTAAG GCCAAGAATGCCCTTGCCCATGGAATGCAATCAGCCCGCCATGACTGTGACCTGCTGAGGGAGCAGtttgaggaggagcaggaggcaaAGGCTGAGCTGCAGCGTGGAATGTCCAAGGCCAATAGTGAAGTGGCTCAGTGGAGAACCAAGTATGAAACTGATGCCATCCAGCGCACTGAGGAGCTTGAGGAATCCAA gaaaaagcTTGCCCAGCGCCTCCAGGAGGCTGAGGAGCAGATTGAGGCTGTCAATTCCAAGTGTGCTTCTCTGGAGAAGACCAAACAGAGGCTCCAGAGTGAGGTGGAGGACCTCATGATTGATGTGGAGAGAGCTAATGGCCTGGCTGCCAACTTggacaagaagcagagaaacTTTGACAAG GTGTTGGCAGAGTGGAAACAGAAGCATGAGGAGGGTCAGGCAGAGCTTGAGGGAGCTCAGAAGGAGGCTCGTTCTCTCAGCACTGAGCTGTTCAAGATGAAGAACTCATATGAGGAAGCTCTGGATCAGCTGGAGACCATGAAGCGTGAAAACAAGAACCTGCAAC AGGAGATCTCAGATCTCACTGAACAGATTGGTGAGACTGGCAAGAGCATCCATGAGCTGGAGAAGTCCAAGAAGCAGGTGGAGACTGAGAAGTCTGAGATCCAGACAGCTCTTGAAGAGGCTGAG GGAACTTTGGAACATGAAGAGTCCAAAATCCTGCGTGTCCAGCTTGAGCTCAACCAGATTAAGGGTGAGGTAGACAGGAAGCTGGCTGAGAAGGACGAGGAGATGGAGCAGATCAAGAGGAATAGCCAGAGGGTGATTGACTCCATGCAGAGCAATCTGGACTCTGAGGTCAGGAGCAGGAATGATGCCCTGAGAATCaagaagaagatggagggaGACCTGAATGAGATGGAGATTCAGCTGAGCCACGCCAATCGCCAGGCTTCTGAGTCCCAGAAGCAGCTGAGGAATGTTCAGGCCCAGTTGAAG GATGCACAACTGCACCTTGATGATGCTGTCAGAGCTCAGGAAGACCTCAAGGAACAGGCTGCTATGGTAGATCGCAGGAACGGTCTCATGGTTGCTGAAATTGAGGAACTTAGAGCTGCTCTGGAACAGACTGAGAGAAGCCGCAAAACTGCTGAACAGGAGCTGGTGGACGCAAGTGAGCGTGTTGGTCTCCTGCACTCTCAG aACACAAGTCTTCTGAACACCAAGAAGAAGCTTGAGACTGATCTAGTCCAGGTCCAGAGTGAAGTCGATGACACAGTTCAGGAAGCAAggaatgcagaggagaaggcCAAGAAGGCCATCACTGAT GCTGCTATGATGgctgaggagctgaagaaggagcAGGATACCAGTGCTCACctggagaggatgaagaagaaccTTGAGGTTGCTGTCAAGGATCTGCAGCATCGCCTGGACGAGGCTGAGAATCTGGCCATGAAGGGTGGCAAGAAGCAGCTCCAGAAACTTGAGTCTAGG GTTCGTGAGCTGGAGTCAGAGGTTGAGGCTGAGCAGAGACGTGGAGCTGATGCTGTTAAGGGTGTGCGCAAATATGAGAGGAGAGTAAAAGAGCTGACCTACCAG ACTGAAGAGGACAAGAAAAATGTTACCAGGCTGCAGGATCTGGTTGACAAGTTGCAGCTCAAGGTGAAGGGCTACAAGAGGCAGGCTGAGGAATCG GAGGAGCAGGCCAATGTTCATCTGTCCAAGTGCAGGAAGGTCCAGCATGagctggaggaggctgaggagcgTGCTGACATTGCAGAGACCCAGGTTAACAAGCTGAGAGCTAAGAGCCGTGACTCTGGCAAG gGAAAAGAGGCCGAGTAA